In the genome of Mytilus edulis chromosome 3, xbMytEdul2.2, whole genome shotgun sequence, one region contains:
- the LOC139515655 gene encoding uncharacterized protein isoform X2, translated as MFTRMDAIQFVLGIYSLTLLIRGCVSSLVIDIRPKTGIWDTAESPCAKKCKYGYEADVEGNTMCQCLDPCAHIYCPFEGTKCVVRRTDQFCVHGQCKYEATCRTVSNPRRKKLQKLNRYRLNKYKNEVYYELQRDSSDTSVTNLCSRQPSINSRYSCDRKQKGYYYDGLKDACVRFKGCHQTGDFFGRRKDCKRACMKKDNFTELHNLKIRNKVCTLTPPDNSQCTRQRRVWYFDSRKGRCVKSRGCHYTGNSFKKRSQCKNTCNRRKSKKQQRKQRIRFVS; from the exons ATGTTCACAAGAATGGATGCTATTCAGTTTGTCTTAGGAATTTATTCTTTAACC TTGCTGATAAGAGGTTGTGTGAGTTCTCTGGTGATTGATATTAGACCTAAAACTGGAATATGGGACACTGCAGAAAGTCCTTGTGCAAAGAAATGTAAATATGGTTACGAAGCAGATGTAGAAGGAAACACAATGTGTCAATGTTTAGATCCATGCGCG CATATTTATTGTCCGTTTGAAGGAACAAAATGTGTCGTACGTAGGACAGACCAATTTTGTGTCCATGGTCAATGTAAATACGAGGCAACATGCAGAACAG TTTCCAATCCAAGACGGAAGAAGCTACAAAAACTAAACAGATATagattaaacaaatacaaaaacgaAGTGTACTACGAACTACAGAGAGATAGCAGTGATACAAGTGTGACAAATTTATGTTCCCGACAGCCTTCCATAAACAGTAGATATAGCTGTGATCGTAAACAAAAGGGATATTATTATGATGGATTAAAAGACGCGTGTGTTCGTTTTAAAGGGTGTCACCAAACAGGGGACTTCTTCGGCAGAAGAAAAGATTGTAAAAGGGCCTGTATGAAAAAAGACAATTTCACAG AATTACACAATCTGAAAATACGGAATAAAGTATGTACGCTTACTCCACCTGACAATTCACAATGCACGAGGCAAAGGCGAGTGTGGTATTTTGATAGTAGAAAAGGACGCTGTGTAAAGTCAAGAGGTTGTCATTACACAGGAAACAGTTTTAAGAAGAGAAGTCAATGTAAAAATACTTGTAATAGAAGAAAATCAAAGAAACAGCAAAGAAAACAGAGAATTAGATTTGTAAGTTAG
- the LOC139515655 gene encoding uncharacterized protein isoform X1, with the protein MFTRMDAIQFVLGIYSLTLLIRGCVSSLVIDIRPKTGIWDTAESPCAKKCKYGYEADVEGNTMCQCLDPCAHIYCPFEGTKCVVRRTDQFCVHGQCKYEATCRTVSNPRRKKLQKLNRYRLNKYKNEVYYELQRDSSDTSVTNLCSRQPSINSRYSCDRKQKGYYYDGLKDACVRFKGCHQTGDFFGRRKDCKRACMKKDNFTELHNLKIRNKVCTLTPPDNSQCTRQRRVWYFDSRKGRCVKSRGCHYTGNSFKKRSQCKNTCNRRKSKKQQRKQRIRFNTRTT; encoded by the exons ATGTTCACAAGAATGGATGCTATTCAGTTTGTCTTAGGAATTTATTCTTTAACC TTGCTGATAAGAGGTTGTGTGAGTTCTCTGGTGATTGATATTAGACCTAAAACTGGAATATGGGACACTGCAGAAAGTCCTTGTGCAAAGAAATGTAAATATGGTTACGAAGCAGATGTAGAAGGAAACACAATGTGTCAATGTTTAGATCCATGCGCG CATATTTATTGTCCGTTTGAAGGAACAAAATGTGTCGTACGTAGGACAGACCAATTTTGTGTCCATGGTCAATGTAAATACGAGGCAACATGCAGAACAG TTTCCAATCCAAGACGGAAGAAGCTACAAAAACTAAACAGATATagattaaacaaatacaaaaacgaAGTGTACTACGAACTACAGAGAGATAGCAGTGATACAAGTGTGACAAATTTATGTTCCCGACAGCCTTCCATAAACAGTAGATATAGCTGTGATCGTAAACAAAAGGGATATTATTATGATGGATTAAAAGACGCGTGTGTTCGTTTTAAAGGGTGTCACCAAACAGGGGACTTCTTCGGCAGAAGAAAAGATTGTAAAAGGGCCTGTATGAAAAAAGACAATTTCACAG AATTACACAATCTGAAAATACGGAATAAAGTATGTACGCTTACTCCACCTGACAATTCACAATGCACGAGGCAAAGGCGAGTGTGGTATTTTGATAGTAGAAAAGGACGCTGTGTAAAGTCAAGAGGTTGTCATTACACAGGAAACAGTTTTAAGAAGAGAAGTCAATGTAAAAATACTTGTAATAGAAGAAAATCAAAGAAACAGCAAAGAAAACAGAGAATTAGATTT AATACACGAACTACATGA